One window from the genome of Pieris napi chromosome 12, ilPieNapi1.2, whole genome shotgun sequence encodes:
- the LOC125054431 gene encoding abscission/NoCut checkpoint regulator isoform X1, with protein MSCNTCCKTFSMIRKEKGCPGCGFSYCSKCLNYKIFLPKLNSEAKVCGKCKNTLNSNHKVIEPPAAYFKRIENPNVVIGQEMDVNKNDPVEEEIRKRLLKLKEEKLNSSECSDKDIAERLKKLKDIPSTSQAQIEQRLANIKEVPIESIQSKPVLPTPDLRTEEEQANDLLIQYMAHASMDKKYEDEFKSKINDIEGRLYKLKGQQTASYSISRTDMVLMESEDELIRKIIDKAKVESDDEVASPINNELPFCEICNEDAVMRCLGCKYLFCKLCFMEHKDDDDGCDKYEKYTAP; from the exons atgtcatgtAATACTTGTTGTAAGACTTTTTCAATGATACGAAAAGAG AAAGGATGTCCGGGCTGTGGTTTTAGCTATTGCTCAAAATGTCTaaactacaaaatatttttaccaaaACTTAATTCTGAAGCTAAG gtCTGTGGCAAATGCAAAAACACTTTAAATTCTAATCATAAAGTAATAGAGCCACCGGCTGCCTATTTTAA ACGAATTGAaaatccaaatgttgtaatAGGCCAAGAAATggatgttaataaaaatgatccaGTTGAGGAAGAAATTAGAAAGAGACTACTAAAGCTCAAGGAAGAAAAACTTAACTCATCAGAGTGTTCTGATAAAGATATTGCAGAAcgcctaaaaaaattaaaagatattCCTTCCACTTCCCAGGCACAGATTGAACAAAGATTAGCTAATATTAAAGAAGTCCCAATAGAATCAATTCAGAGTAAG CCAGTTTTACCAACACCAGATTTAAGAACAGAAGAAGAACAAGCTAATGACTTACTTATACAATATATGGCTCATGCAAGTAtggataaaaaatatgaagatGAATTTAAAAGCAAAATTAATGATATTGAAGGGAGACTTTACAAGCTGAAAGGTCAACAGACTGCTTCTTACAGTATTTCAAGGACTGATATGGTTTTGATGGAATCAGAAGATGAATTGATTAGAAAAATCATAGACAAG gCCAAGGTTGAGTCCGATGATGAAGTTGCAAGCCCTATAAACAATGAATTGCCATTTTGTGAAATTTGTAATGAAGATGCAGTAATGAGATGTTTGGGTTgcaagtatttattttgtaaactaTGTTTCATGGAACACAAGGATGATGATGATGGTTGTGATAAGTATGAGAAATATACAGCCCCATAA
- the LOC125054431 gene encoding abscission/NoCut checkpoint regulator isoform X2 encodes MLKKGCPGCGFSYCSKCLNYKIFLPKLNSEAKVCGKCKNTLNSNHKVIEPPAAYFKRIENPNVVIGQEMDVNKNDPVEEEIRKRLLKLKEEKLNSSECSDKDIAERLKKLKDIPSTSQAQIEQRLANIKEVPIESIQSKPVLPTPDLRTEEEQANDLLIQYMAHASMDKKYEDEFKSKINDIEGRLYKLKGQQTASYSISRTDMVLMESEDELIRKIIDKAKVESDDEVASPINNELPFCEICNEDAVMRCLGCKYLFCKLCFMEHKDDDDGCDKYEKYTAP; translated from the exons ATGCTAAAG AAAGGATGTCCGGGCTGTGGTTTTAGCTATTGCTCAAAATGTCTaaactacaaaatatttttaccaaaACTTAATTCTGAAGCTAAG gtCTGTGGCAAATGCAAAAACACTTTAAATTCTAATCATAAAGTAATAGAGCCACCGGCTGCCTATTTTAA ACGAATTGAaaatccaaatgttgtaatAGGCCAAGAAATggatgttaataaaaatgatccaGTTGAGGAAGAAATTAGAAAGAGACTACTAAAGCTCAAGGAAGAAAAACTTAACTCATCAGAGTGTTCTGATAAAGATATTGCAGAAcgcctaaaaaaattaaaagatattCCTTCCACTTCCCAGGCACAGATTGAACAAAGATTAGCTAATATTAAAGAAGTCCCAATAGAATCAATTCAGAGTAAG CCAGTTTTACCAACACCAGATTTAAGAACAGAAGAAGAACAAGCTAATGACTTACTTATACAATATATGGCTCATGCAAGTAtggataaaaaatatgaagatGAATTTAAAAGCAAAATTAATGATATTGAAGGGAGACTTTACAAGCTGAAAGGTCAACAGACTGCTTCTTACAGTATTTCAAGGACTGATATGGTTTTGATGGAATCAGAAGATGAATTGATTAGAAAAATCATAGACAAG gCCAAGGTTGAGTCCGATGATGAAGTTGCAAGCCCTATAAACAATGAATTGCCATTTTGTGAAATTTGTAATGAAGATGCAGTAATGAGATGTTTGGGTTgcaagtatttattttgtaaactaTGTTTCATGGAACACAAGGATGATGATGATGGTTGTGATAAGTATGAGAAATATACAGCCCCATAA
- the LOC125054430 gene encoding DNA repair protein XRCC3, whose protein sequence is MVNLKNIMTPKMYDVIEAAGICTVKEIINLSTWDIQKLTNMKEEDIGILKNLVAKYFCPEIVTAEKLEKERHIKTGCAGFDDILNGGFRVGTLSEIYGESGAGKTQLVLQIAAQCGKDGSIYICTEDAFPVKRFNQLLEHHIHQTSYSEHREKIFIEHITESQDLLSCVRVRLPKLLEQKKVSVIIVDSIAAPFRVDVTNYVHRAEELRELGILLINIAQKYGLAVIVINQVTSSFDEFDNVLPSLGLAWSNIVTYRCMLKRKGLEVNTNNFNNVNVRELIVVFGPDLQNKNCKFIIDSSGIKTI, encoded by the coding sequence ATGGTAAACTTAAAGAATATTATGACCCCCAAGATGTACGATGTTATAGAAGCAGCAGGAATCTGTActgtaaaagaaataataaatctttccACGTGGgacatacaaaaattaacaaatatgaAAGAAGAAGACATAGGCATTCTCAAAAATTTAGTCGCTAAGTATTTTTGTCCTGAAATTGTAACAGCTGAAAAATTAGAGAAAGAAAGGCACATTAAAACAGGATGCGCAGGCTTCGATGATATATTAAATGGTGGATTTCGAGTTGGCACACTGAGTGAAATATATGGTGAAAGTGGTGCAGGCAAAACACAACTAGTATTGCAAATAGCAGCACAATGTGGAAAAGATGGATCTATATACATTTGCACTGAAGACGCATTTCCAGTAAAACGTTTTAATCAACTACTAGAACATCACATTCATCAGACATCTTATAGCGAACATCgagagaaaatatttattgaacacATAACAGAGAGTCAGGATCTTTTATCATGTGTCCGCGTACGATTACCAAAATTActagaacaaaaaaaagtttcagtCATAATCGTTGATTCTATAGCAGCACCTTTTCGAGTTGATGTTACCAATTATGTTCACCGAGCAGAGGAGTTAAGAGAACTAGGtatattattgataaatatcgCACAAAAATATGGTCTAGCAGTCATTGTCATCAATCAAGTTACATCTTCTTTTGACGAATTCGATAATGTCTTACCCTCTTTAGGGCTTGCATGGTCAAACATAGTAACGTACAGGTGCATGTTAAAACGAAAGGGGTTAGAGGTaaacacaaataattttaataatgtaaatgttCGTGAATTGATTGTTGTATTTGGTCCTGATTTAcagaataaaaattgtaaatttattattgattctAGCGGcattaaaactatataa